The nucleotide sequence TGGGCTGGTACTTATCACCAACGGCTGCCGATTCGTTGAACGCCACGGCCGCAAGGCAGTTGTGCTGTCTGTTAAACACACCACAAATGAAGTCCCTGGAGGCTTACATCGCCCGAAAATCGGGAACTGCGCAAACCCCACTTAACAGGTCTTGTAGCTGTAATTAAAAGTTGCATTTCTGCTCATTTCAGGCCGTTTTTTCAGACCCAAAAACCTCTTAACTATTTCCGGAAAGCGTTTGGTAATCCGAGCTTTTTTCGCTAATTTTATCTGTTTAAACAACCATCCTAACATGGCAAAATCAGATACGGCGCAAGCCACAGCATCTGCTAATGACAGCAAGTTAAAAGCCCTGCAAACCACCATTGAGAAACTAGATAAAGCGTTCGGTAAAGGTACCGTTATGCGCCTGAGCGAAAGCAAAGTTGTGGACGTTCCGGTTATCTCGACGGGTTCACTGGGGCTGGATCTCGCGCTGGGTATCGGCGGTATGCCACGCGGCCGCGTCGTCGAAATCTATGGTCCTGAATCATCGGGTAAAACCACGCTTACGATGCACTGCATCGCCGAAGCGCAGAAGGCGGGTGGTCTGGCAGCTTTTATTGATGCCGAGCACGCGTTTGACCGGGTGTACGCTGAAAAACTAGGTATTGATACCAAAAACCTGCTTATCTCGCAGCCCGATAACGGCGAGCAGGCTCTCGAAATCGCGGAGCACCTGATCAGCTCCGGCGCCATTGATATTATCGTTATTGACTCCGTGGCTGCTCTTGTGCCAAAAGCCGAGATTGAAGGCGAAATGGGCGAAAGCAAGATGGGTCTGCAGGCCCGTCTGATGTCGCAGGCTCTGCGGAAGCTGACCGGTACGATCAATAAAACCGGCTGCTGCTGCATTTTTATCAACCAGCTGCGCGAAAAGATCGGCGTCATGTTCGGTAACCCCGAAACGACGACGGGCGGTAACGCACTGAAGTTCTATTCGTCTGTTCGGTTAGACATCCGGCGCATTGGTCAGATTAAGGAAGGTGCCGACAACGTAGTAGGTAACCGCACAAAGGTGAAGGTTGTCAAGAACAAACTGGCGGCTCCCTTCAAAGTAGTTGAGTTTGACATCATGTATGGTCAGGGCATCTCAAAGGTAGGCGAAGTGCTTGATTTGGCCGTTGAGATGGACATCGTTAAGAAGTCGGGCTCCTGGTTCTCGTATGGTACCAGCCGTCTGGCGCAGGGCCGCGACGCTGTTAAAGAGCTGCTGCTCGATAATCCGGAACTGATGGCTGAGCTGGAAGGTAAAATCCGCGCGAAGATCAACGAAGACGAAAACGCCCTGCTCGATCCCATTGGTGCTACCGAAGATGACGACGAAGGCGAAATCGACGATTAATCAACAGTGCTGTTTCTTTCAGCATGAGAAGCGATGGCTGGTTTTCCGGTCATCGCTTTTTTATTTATACCAAAGCCAGACAGCCCCAACCTGCTCAGGTTGGGGCTGTCTGGCTTTGGTACAGAACAATGCTTACCGCTGTTCAATGGAAACAAACTCCCGCAGGGTCGGGCCGGTATAAATCTGGCGCGGACGACCAATCGGTTCTTTCTGCTCTCGCATCTCTTTCCACTGGGCAATCCAGC is from Spirosoma taeanense and encodes:
- the recA gene encoding recombinase RecA, which codes for MAKSDTAQATASANDSKLKALQTTIEKLDKAFGKGTVMRLSESKVVDVPVISTGSLGLDLALGIGGMPRGRVVEIYGPESSGKTTLTMHCIAEAQKAGGLAAFIDAEHAFDRVYAEKLGIDTKNLLISQPDNGEQALEIAEHLISSGAIDIIVIDSVAALVPKAEIEGEMGESKMGLQARLMSQALRKLTGTINKTGCCCIFINQLREKIGVMFGNPETTTGGNALKFYSSVRLDIRRIGQIKEGADNVVGNRTKVKVVKNKLAAPFKVVEFDIMYGQGISKVGEVLDLAVEMDIVKKSGSWFSYGTSRLAQGRDAVKELLLDNPELMAELEGKIRAKINEDENALLDPIGATEDDDEGEIDD